In Topomyia yanbarensis strain Yona2022 chromosome 2, ASM3024719v1, whole genome shotgun sequence, one DNA window encodes the following:
- the LOC131681480 gene encoding uncharacterized protein LOC131681480 → MTRTRAMPKGIDYRTLIARGSPSRKAHAFKIPSRRARVKLALILLSILLVFLYSISLPLWINGSGTGNPYWEEAFITKDDEQHFNYNSSYFVNTVGCKMPSLPIMDEHIQKYVQKVEPLNCTPALIQSDSNTIWFQLTEEDIDRYYDLTNASLIQCCYRPFERRSNNGVRIIGQEICFDYGERIEIDSEFIAIICTHPSKNKFIFYRDYFAFVPLKLNVEDRCEKTQNDLKTKFQPNGDKLGVMILGIDSVSRLNFHRQMHKTAEFVIDRLKAVEMFGYNKVGDNTYPNLVPVLTGLDVDELTAACLPNSSSTFDLCPFIWQKFAGAGYRTIYSEDSSTLETFNYLKKGFHDQPTDYYLRSFFSEADSSIGYNKKANAKLCLGGRNPTQILVEYAKKIVTTMTNRLSFSLLWACTMTHDLLNYPSLVDDDYRDLLEHMVKEKFLDKNVVILLSDHGIRWGNYRNTYQGMMEERQPFLYIILPEWFQQKYPAAFRNLRKNRQQLTSPFDLYETLKDLVDLASITHLTIKKRSTELLDTKPIPRGISLFLPMSPMRTCEDAGIAAHWCTCHNHKPIATNDYRVVTATRFTVESLNQMLKKYPQCSVLHLYTIEDATLGVSTEEILSKKPTNQFSDISVRFVTKPGGAEFEATIRIDYKNQSSLTGSVSRTNLYGKQSYCVDDYRMKLYCFCTR, encoded by the exons AGCATACTCTTGGTGTTTTTGTACAGCATCAGCCTACCGTTGTGGATTAACGGGAGCGGTACCGGCAATCCATACTGGGAGGAAGCATTCATTACCAAAGATGATGAGCAGCATTTCAACTACAACAGTTCGTACTTTGTTAACACGGTAGGCTGTAAAATGCCCAGTTTACCGATTATGGATGAGCACATACAAAAATACGTTCAAAAGGTCGAGCCATTGAACTGCACTCCAGCATTGATTCAGAGCGATAGTAACACGATCTGGTTCCAGCTGACGGAAGAAGATATTGATCGATACTACGATTTGACGAATGCCAGTTTGATTCAGTGCTGTTATAGACCATTCGAACGGAGATCCAACAACGGTGTACGTATCATCGGACAGGAAATTTGCTTCGACTATGGTGAACGAATAGAGATCGATAGTGAATTTATTGCGATTATCTGTACTCATCCGAGCAAAAATAAGTTCATTTTCTATAGAGACTACTTTGCATTCGTTCCTTTAAAGTTGAACGTCGAGGATCGCTGCGAAAAAACTCAGAACGATTTGAAAACTAAATTTCAACCAAACGGTGATAAACTAGGAGTTATGATACTTGGCATCGACAGTGTTTCAAGACTGAACTTCCATAGGCAGATGCACAAAACTGCCGAGTTCGTGATTGATCGACTGAAAg CTGTTGAAATGTTTGGATATAACAAGGTCGGCGACAACACGTACCCAAATCTTGTTCCAGTGTTGACCGGCTTGGACGTAGATGAGTTAACGGCTGCATGTCTTCCCAACTCGAGCAGCACTTTCGATTTGTGTCCTTTTATATGGCAAAAGTTTGCTGGAGCTGGTTATCGTACGATCTACTCTGAAGATAGCAGCACACTAGAAACGTTCAATTATCTTAAGAAGGGCTTCCATGACCAACCCACTGATTACTATCTGAGAAGTTTCTTCAGCGAAGCGGATTCTTCGATCGGATACAATAAAAAGGCAAACGCCAAGCTTTGTCTAGGTGGAAGAAATCCCACTCAAATACTGGTGGAATACGCTAAAAAGATTGTGACCACTAtgactaatcgactcagtttcTCACTGTTGTGGGCTTGTACTATGACACATGACTTGCTGAACTATCCTTCTTTGGTAGATGACGACTACAGAGATCTGCTCGAGCACATGGTGAAAGAAAAATTTCTGGACAAAAATGTCGTTATTCTACTTAGTGATCATGGAATACGATGGGGGAATTATCGCAACACATATCAAGGTATGATGGAAGAGCGACAACCTTTCCTATACATAATTCTTCCTGAGTGGTTCCAACAAAAGTATCCCGCCGCCTTTCGCAATCTACGGAAGAACCGACAGCAATTGACGTCACCCTTTGACTTATACGAAACATTAAAAGACTTGGTCGACTTAGCTTCCATAACCCATTTAACAATCAAGAAACGGTCCACCGAACTGCTTGACACAAAACCCATTCCACGGGGGATCAGTCTTTTCCTACCCATGTCTCCCATGCGAACTTGTGAAGATGCTGGGATCGCTGCACATTGGTGCACATGCCACAATCACAAACCGATCGCAACCAACGACTATCGAGTGGTAACTGCGACACGCTTCACTGTCGAAAGTCTGAACCAAATGCTGAAGAAGTATCCTCAGTGCAGCGTTCTTCATTTGTATACGATCGAGGACGCAACTCTGGGTGTTTCAACGGAGGAAATATTATCTAAGAAACCGACCAATCAATTCAGCGACATCAGTGTCCGTTTTGTAACGAAACCAGGCGGAGCAGAGTTCGAAGCAACGATCAGAATTGATTATAAAAATCAGAGTTCGTTGACTGGCAGTGTTAGTCGGACAAACCTGTACGGGAAACAGAGCTACTGCGTGGACGATTATCGAATGAAGCTGTATTGCTTTTGTACGAGATAG